CTCGCGACGGATGGTCACGGGTTTATCCGCCATGACTTGCGAACGTGTCCGCAAGCCATTCTTCTCGGTAGGTTCGAGGGTGATGCGGAAATACGGGGCCTCTGCGATCTCGGAGGTCATTTGGCAGATGACCACGGAAGAATGCTCTGCGGGCAGCGCGTCAGTCTGAACAATTACTGCTGGGCGCGGCTTCCCATAGTCGCCTGGTGCCGCTACCGTCACGACGTCGCCCCGCTTCACTAGGCGTCAAATTCCGAGACCGCTTCGATCCACCGTATCGCTTCTCCCTCTGCTGCTCGGTCCAAACGGGCGACCTGCCGAGCGACCCGTCGCCGAACGGCCCTGGAATGGGGATCGGGTACGACCAAGCGCAATTCCCGTAGCCCCTGTGCACGGCGGCGCTCGCGCATCGCCCGCATTCGGTGTGCCGCTTGTACCATGATTGGTGTTCTCCTGTGTAACGCGTTACAGTGTAACGCGTTACAAGTGGAAATTCAATGGGGCGCCGCCCGAAATTTGAGTGCATTGGGGATGACGGGTTAGTGGCGACCAACTGTCGCGCGCTCCATCGAACGCGAAGGCCGGCGGTGGCTGAGAAAACGACTGTTGGGAGCACAGCAGACAGGTTGTCGGCCAGAGCCGCCGTTGGCATCGGCGCAGCTGAATAACCGGTCTCTCGCAGATTGCCGACGCTGAGATCGTGTCCCAGAACGTGGGGTAGGAAGCGGGCACTACATTTCCAATGAAATATCCATACGGAGACCGGAGTTCATTTGCTTTATGGCTCTTCAGGGTTCCGAGTAGGCAGAGGAGATCTTGCCTAAACCCTGGCCCAGGGGGAGTATCGCGGAACTATGCGCGATACGGAACTCTACCAAACGCTTTTGGGCCTCACCCCGCCATGGGAGGTGACGGCAGTGAACGTCATGCAAGCCTCGGCCGACCAGCCCGCTGGGGGAGATTGCCGTCCCGTTCAGTGGCGAGCGGATGTCCTGCTTCGCTGTCCGTCCTCGCCGCCGCCAGCTGACCCCGCCTCAATCCCGGTGTCGCAAGACACCGGGATTCCTCCTATAGTCCCCTGAATCCACACCCGAAACCACCTCCGGGGGGTGCGCAACACTGGGTGTCGCTTGACATGTGTGGTAGCTGCCCTTGGTCCGCCATTTCGCTTCCTATATGGCGTGGTCGGCGCCCCGGATTAGTCCTTCGCCATCCCGCGCGTCTAGCGGGTAGATGGCGATACCGATGCTCGCCGAGAGACACAGGCACCGTCGGCCGAGGTGCACCGGTCGGCGAACCGTCCCGAGCAGTTTTTTGGCCACGCGATCCGCGTCGCGGCTGTCGTGCAGTCCGTCGAGCAGGACCACGAATTCGTCGTGCCCGTACCGCGCCACGGTGTCGCTATCGCGCAGTGCGCGCGTCAGGCGTAAGGCAATTTCGCGCAGTACGCCGTCCGCCACGTAGCGCCTTCTGGCTTTGTTGACCGACTCCAACTCGTCGAGATTCACGAATAGAAGTCCTAGCAACTCCGCGTGTCGGTCGGCGCGGGCGGTCGCGGCGCGCAGCCGGTCTATGAGCAGTTGGCGATTGGCGAGCCCGGTCACCGCGTCGCGATAGGCCAAGGCGGACAGTGTCCTGAACAGGGTCATGTGCTGATAGGAGGCGAGGATCGCGCCACCGTCTTCGCAGCGGATCGTACGCGCGCTGCTGAGCGCCCAGACCGGCGCGCCGCCGGGGTGGCGCAGCGCCACTTCCACGTCGCGATATTCGCGCCCGTCGGAGAGCGCCTGGACAAGCCGGCGCTCATCTGCGACGTCTGCGTACAGTTCCGCGAGTTTTTTCCCGGAGAGTCGTTCCGGCGTGGATCCGAGCAACGGTTCACTATGCGGGCCGATGTACTCGATCTTTCCGTCGCTGCAGCGCGCAAGGACCGTAACCGAAGCCGCAGTTTCGGAGGCGGCGCGGAGCAGGGATTCCTCCGGTCCGGTATCGGGCTTGGTGCCTAGCCCTCCGTGCCGTAGCCTGATCACGACGTAGCCGTTCGCGCTATGCATGTCCGAAACGGACATTGCGCTGTAATGATAGCGGCGCAGCCCATGATCGCTCGGAAGCAGGGCTTCCCCGCTCGCGGTCTAACCGCTGCATCGTTGAGCTGCACCCGTTCAGCGGTGCAGCTTAGGACATCGGACGTCCTGAGCACCGCCTGCAACACGCGTCTCATGCCTGCACGCGGCGTGTCCATGTGACCACTCCGGTGATAAGCATATCCGTGTGTAGCCGCGTCGAGCGCGGAAGTGGGGCCGGGACCGGGCATTGTGCCGCTAAGCGGTGTAGGTGGTCTCGCGGCGTATCCCCCGGCCTGCATTCCGTTGTCACCGCGCCGCCGATGTGATCATGTGGTGTACCTTCACTTGGCGGGTGCGTATTGGCCCACAAGCCTGAGCGTACGTCGGGCGGCGATCGACCGGAATCTAACAGAGGTGTTGTGAAAGGTTTCCATAGCCTTATCAATTCACTACGGCGCGAAGTGAATTCGTGCCGCTGCATCCCCGCGGTGATTCGCGATCTGTTTATCATCAGCTTGCCGACCAGGTATGCGCAGAGATACGCGCTGCCTCCTGTACGTGTGGTGTGAGGGCCCGGCCGCCCCCCCCTCCGTGGGGGGCGGCAAGACAAATCTGCCGTGAGGTCATCGGATGTCCAACCATCCGCTGGTGAAAACTGCGACACCGTGCGCCTTTCACAGACGCGGCCTCGACGGCGGGTGTGTACGCTGCCCCGGAACGTGGGAGGAGGTGCAGGATAGCCTGCGGGCCGCGTGTGCCGGCGCATCGAAACCGGCGTGGCGGCGCGAGTGGTACCTCCCGTTTCCGGAACATCGTCGCACACCCTGCGTGCCATTACTGCTGCGTCTGACAACGTGGATCCGTTGGGTGCTTCTTGCAGTAGCTCTTGCTCAACTTCTCGTGCGTAGTGGCACCACTGCTCTGGTAGGTGTGCCCCGGGCCGGACTGAACGGGCCCAGCGAGCACGGGTGTGCTCATTAGTGCGGCGCCTCCTGCGATCAGTGCAGCCACACCGATGTCTCGTACGATTCCTGGCAGTTTCATGGTTCACCTCCGGCTTTGTCTCTGGTGTATCGGGTGCGCGACTGGGCGCTCATGCGCAGTCGCGGCTCGCATTGCTCACCCAGCAAGTTCCATACCAGCTCGCTGTACGCACGCAGAACGGCCGCATCGGGCTGTTTGGCGTGTGATGTTGTCGCTGCATCGTGACGCAAAACCTCGGTTCTTGCACTAAGTGCAGAGCTGGCCGCCGATTTCCGGTGTTGGCG
The genomic region above belongs to Chromatiales bacterium 21-64-14 and contains:
- a CDS encoding growth inhibitor PemK; this translates as MKRGDVVTVAAPGDYGKPRPAVIVQTDALPAEHSSVVICQMTSEIAEAPYFRITLEPTEKNGLRTRSQVMADKPVTIRRERVGRRIGSLDEKDVARLNVALAFVMGLAD